Proteins encoded within one genomic window of Arachis ipaensis cultivar K30076 chromosome B08, Araip1.1, whole genome shotgun sequence:
- the LOC107612182 gene encoding geraniol 8-hydroxylase-like, giving the protein MNSNSSTLFISSLFEQNIAIEESKGHILLLFPKQYSHLPMSLIITALFFTCIIVIIVTKFLRTLSLHANTTKQNFKNLPPGPSFLTMMQNLVEFCNKPQQTLAKLAKLHAPDIMLLKLVQSSTTIIISSPNIAKEVLQTNDLLFSDRTVPTIVTALDHHNYSLPFLPVCPLWKDLRKICNEQLFSTKVLDTSQGLRRKKLLDLLNDMQNYGRAGEAVDVGRAAFRACINFLSYTFVSEDFVESVENDKDEYKDIVSTLLKLSGTANVVDVFPVLKVFDPQGLQRNTANYITMFFHRLDKLIDKRLKLREEGDNYVTNNDMLDTLLDISHQDSEKMDREKIKHFLLDLLVAGTDTTAYGLERAMTELLHNPKVMSKAKQELEQIIGKGNPIEESDVAKLPYLQAIIKETLRLHPPAPLLLPRKAKVDVEISGYTIPKGARVLINAWAIGRNPNIWEDANLFLPERFLGSNIDVKGRDFQLTPFGSGRRICPGSPLAIRMMHVMLGSLVNSFDWKLENNIKHEDMDMDQPLRAIPVALNN; this is encoded by the exons ATGAATTCAAATTCATCAACATTATTTATTTCTTCACTTTTTGAGCAAAATATCGCAATTGAGGAGTCAAAAGGTCACATCCTCTTATTATTTCCAAAGCAATATTCTCACTTGCCCATGTCACTAATAATCACTGCCCTTTTCTTTACGTGCATTATTGTCATTATTGTCACCAAATTTCTTCGCACATTATCACTTCATGCAAACACCACAAAACAAAACTTCAAGAACCTTCCACCGGGACCTTCCTTTCTTACCATGATGCAAAACCTTGTTGAGTTTTGCAATAAGCCACAACAAACACTAGCCAAGCTTGCTAAGCTTCATGCCCCAGACATAATGCTTCTAAAGCTTGTTCAATCATCAACTACAATAATCATATCTTCCCCAAACATTGCCAAAGAAGTGCTACAAACCAATGATCTGTTGTTCTCAGATCGAACAGTTCCAACTATTGTAACCGCTCTCGATCACCACAACTATAGCTTGCCCTTCTTACCGGTTTGTCCACTTTGGAAAGATCtaagaaaaatatgcaatgaacaATTGTTCTCCACCAAGGTCCTCGACACGAGTCAAGGCCTTAGGCGCAAGAAGCTTCTAGATCTTCTTAACGATATGCAAAATTACGGCCGAGCCGGAGAAGCTGTTGATGTTGGGAGAGCAGCTTTTAGGGCATGTATAAATTTTTTGTCCTATACTTTTGTGTCTGAGGATTTTGTTGAATCTGTGGAGAATGATAAAGATGAGTACAAAGATATTGTTTCTACTCTCTTGAAATTATCAGGAACAGCAAATGTGGTTGATGTTTTTCCGGTGTTGAAGGTGTTTGATCCACAAGGACTTCAAAGGAACACTGCTAATTACATTACAATGTTTTTTCATAGACTAGACAAGTTGATTGATAAACGGTTGAAGCTAAGAGAAGAGGGGGATAATTATGTCACAAACAATGACATGCTGGACACGCTTCTTGATATTTCTCATCAGGATAGTGAGAAGATGGATAGagaaaaaatcaaacattttTTACTT GATCTACTTGTTGCGGGAACAGACACCACTGCATATGGATTAGAAAGAGCAATGACTGAATTACTTCATAACCCAAAGGTCATGTCAAAAGCCAAACAAGAATTAGAACAAATCATTGGAAAAGGTAACCCCATCGAGGAATCCGATGTTGCTAAACTGCCATACTTACAAGCCATAATAAAAGAGACACTAAGATTGCATCCACCAGCTCCACTTTTGCTCCCAAGAAAAGCAAAAGTTGATGTTGAAATCTCAGGTTACACAATCCCAAAGGGTGCAAGAGTTCTAATAAATGCATGGGCTATTGGTAGAAACCCTAATATATGGGAAGATGCAAATTTGTTTTTGCCCGAGAGGTTTTTGGGGTCTAATATTGATGTTAAAGGAAGAGATTTTCAGCTCACACCATTCGGTAGTGGGAGAAGAATTTGTCCCGGTTCACCACTTGCTATTAGAATGATGCATGTGATGTTGGGATCATTGGTCAATTCTTTTGATTGGAAACTTGAAAATAATATCAAGCATGAGGATATGGACATGGATCAACCCCTCCGAGCTATTCCAGTTGCACTGAATAATTAA